A genomic window from Prunus persica cultivar Lovell chromosome G2, Prunus_persica_NCBIv2, whole genome shotgun sequence includes:
- the LOC109947150 gene encoding uncharacterized protein LOC109947150, with the protein MDTVGILVCYNGSWVKKDNIKSYEGGEAKGIIVSRNVTFSDLVQRIYKIMDAEPTKYSVTLKYSVPVSVSVSKHIRVEDNDDVQYFLKYNTNVMASKVTPLVASLKNIEGHGIEGCNGIVSVESSNAPATFVVERRNVVISDNETENGGNGFNWSDWVQEVHFESGENIVADLYQPSNEEEPYSAPIVHPHEDSNAEPSTVQCRQVQSEPPRQSSSSEMHTIRVDSKHGESVEYIGYGGGLSCINWEANLKVGRVYPNKIALLKTISLVAIRGHFWFRTVQSGKRRLCVRCWQVPCPWKVRAYKVGLHEFKVVKYDPLHECDLRFVSSHHPQATAELVSDCVKWRFQDSRSIYTAADIKTDVKKKFGVSISYSTAWRSRELAFKTMRGSAEESYSLLPSYCYELERTNPGTLTYIQTDAADHFLYFFMSIGAWIRGFKSSMRPVIAVDATHLKCKYKGVLFVATAFDGNRNIYPVAFGIGDLETDAAWEWFLRKLHCAIGDCSNLVVIFDRNVSIQHGLRRVFPGASHGIQKWSRAHCDGRRYNVMTTNIVESINSVLRFARMLSVLHLIDEITNLLLTWFSQRRDLAMKCYSTLCPDLGEQKLRKRLDAASRMNVVKINDVEYNVLDGDLNGLVHLANRSCKCRKFDLEQLPCKHAIAVCRHLKLNPYSFASSYYTRATWAAAYAESIYPVPPKGTWVIPEHLNNVKILPLVCKVMPGRRKMQRIPSKGEDSRQKKCSRCGVKGHYRNTCKQSVPLKN; encoded by the exons ATGGATACAGTTGGAATTTTGGTATGCTACAATGGAAGTTGGGTTAAGAAGGATAACATTAAGAGTTATGAAGGTGGGGAGGCTAAAGGCATAATAGTGTCACGGAACGTAACGTTTTCCGACCTTGTTCAACGCATTTATAAGATCATGGATGCAGAGCCCACGAAATATAGTGTCACATTGAAGTATTCAGTTCCTGTATCCGTATCTGTCAGTAAGCACATAAGGGTTGAAGACAATGATGATGTTCAATATTTTCTCAAGTACAACACAAATGTTATGGCCTCTAAAGTAACCCCTTTAGTAGCAAGCTTGAAAAATATCGAAGGTCATGGTATTGAAGGGTGCAATGGCATTGTAAGCGTTGAGAGTAGCAATGCTCCTGCTACCTTTGTTGTGGAACGAAGAAATGTGGTAATTTCGGAcaatgaaactgaaaatggtgggaatggttttaattgGAGTGATTGGGTTCaagaagttcattttgaaagcgGTGAAAACATAGTTGCTGATTTGTATCAACCTAGCAATGAAGAGGAACCGTACTCTGCACCAATTGTGCATCCTCATGAGGACAGCAATGCGGAACCCTCCACTGTGCAGTGTAGACAGGTGCAATCTGAACCTCCCCGGCAATCAAGTTCGAGTGAAATGCATACAATTCGGGTTGATTCGAAGCATGGTGAGAGTGTGGAATATATTGGTTATGGTGGAGGCCTTTCGTGCATAAATTGGGAAGCAAATTTGAAGGTTGGCCGAGTTTATCCAAATAAGATTGCCCTTTTAAAAACCATCAGTTTAGTAGCAATTAGAGGCCACTTTTGGTTCAGAACAGTCCAATCTGGGAAGCGTCGGTTGTGTGTTCGCTGTTGGCAGGTGCCTTGCCCTTGGAAAGTTCGGGCATATAAAGTTGGATTACATGAGTTTAAGGTTGTTAAATACGATCCACTTCATGAATGTGATCTGAGGTTTGTAAGTAGTCACCATCCTCAAGCTACGGCCGAATTGGTGTCTGACTGTGTTAAATGGAGATTTCAGGATTCGCGCAGCATTTATACTGCAGCTGATATAAAGAcagatgtgaaaaaaaaatttggtgtcAGCATAAGCTACTCTACAGCTTGGAGAAGCCGAGAGTTAGCTTTCAAAACAATGAGAGGGTCTGCAGAAGAGTCGTATTCCCTTCTCCCTTCCTATTGTTATGAATTGGAGCGTACAAATCCGGGAACTTTGACATACATTCAGACTGATGCAGCCGACcacttcttatatttttttatgtcaatTGGTGCATGGATACGAGGATTTAAGTCGTCAATGCGGCCCGTGATTGCTGTTGATGCTACCCATTTGAAGTGCAAGTATAAaggtgttttgtttgttgcgaCCGCATTTGACGGAAATCGCAACATATATCCTGTTGCCTTTGGGATTGGAGATTTGGAGACAGATGCAGCATGGGAgtggtttttgagaaaattacaTTGTGCAATTGGTGATTGCTCGAATCTTGTTGTCATATTTGATCGCAATGTTAGCATACAACATGGGTTGCGTAGAGTTTTTCCTGGGGCAAGCCATG GCATCCAGAAGTGGTCTCGGGCCCACTGTGATGGACGACGATATAATGTGATGACAACGAATATTGTGGAGTCCATTAATTCAGTTCTTCGTTTTGCAAGGATGCTTTCGGTGCTACACTTGATCGATGAAATCACAAATCTACTTCTCACTTGGTTTAGTCAACGTCGAGATTTAGCAATGAAATGTTATTCTACATTGTGCCCTGATTTGGGTGAACAGAAGTTAAGGAAGAGGTTAGACGCTGCGTCAAGGATGAATGTGGTCAAAATCAATGATGTCGAGTATAATGTTCTGGATGGTGATTTGAACGGTCTGGTGCACTTGGCAAACCGTAGTTGTAAGTGCAGGAAGTTTGACTTGGAGCAACTCCCGTGCAAGCATGCTATTGCGGTATGTCGGCACTTGAAATTGAACCCCTACTCCTTTGCCTCTTCTTATTATACACGAGCTACATGGGCAGCTGCATATGCTGAATCTATTTATCCTGTACCACCTAAAGGCACATGGGTTATTCCCGAACATTTGAACAATGTCAAAATCCTTCCTCTTGTTTGTAAGGTTATGCCGGGCCGTCGCAAAATGCAAAGAATACCTTCCAAAGGAGAGGACTCCAGGCAAAAAAAATGCTCAAGGTGTGGTGTGAAGGGCCACTACCGAAATACATGCAAACAATCTGTCCCTCTCAAGAACTGA